AAGGGGTAATTTGCCAGATGGATGCACCGGAAATTATTCAAAATTCCCCAGCAAATGACTTTGTAAAAGGATTATTTGGAGGTCATGTTAATGTCTAAACTCATATCAACATTCCAAGATCGTTATTCTGAATGGGTAACTGCTTTAGGTCAACATATTCAAATTTCACTTTTAGCATTAATGATGGCGCTCTTTATTGCTATTCCATTTGCTATTTTATTAACCAAAAGTAAACGTTGGTCTGAAATTTTTCTCCAAATAATTGGTGTTTTACAAACTATTCCATCACTAGCTTTATTAGGTTTATTTATTCCTCTCATGGGGATTGGTACTATTCCAGCAGTGACGGCACTTATCATCTATGCTATTTTTCCAATTATGGCTAATACCATTACCGGTTTAAACGGAATTGAACCAAGTCTGCTTGAAGCTGGTACAGCTTTTGGGATGACGCGATGGGAAAAACTGAAAAAATTTGAATTACCATTAGCCATGCCTGTTATTATGTCTGGTGTTAGAACTTCAGCTGTTTTAATCATTGGGACTGCAACTTTGGCAGCTCTAATTGGGGCAGGAGGTCTAGGATCATTTATACTACTTGGGATAGATAGAAACAACACAAGTTTAATATTAATTGGTGCTATTTCATCTGCCATATTAGCAGTCATTTTCAATTTACTCTTGAAGTATCTAGAGCATTCATCTTTGAAAAAAATTGCTATTGCCTTTTTCACAACACTTGCTTTGCTTATTGCATCTTACACTCCAGCACTTTTACATATGACCAATATAATGCAGCCTAAGAAGATAACTGTTGCTGGAAAAATGGGAGCAGAACCAGAAGTACTCATTAATATGTATAAAATATTAATTGAAGATAATACTGATATAGAAGTTGAACTCAAACCTAACTTTGGAAAAACGAGTTTCTTATATGAAGCATTGAAAAATGGAGATATTGATATCTATCCTGAATTTTCGGGAACCATAACTTCTTCCTTGTTAAAGAATCCACCCAAACTTTCAAATGATTCTCAACAAGTCTATCAAGAAGCTAAGAGTGGTATTTTAAAACAAGATGATTTAAGTTTTTTAAAACCCATGGCATATCAAAACACTTATGCTGTAGCTGTTACAAAAAAACTAGCAAATCAGTATCATCTTAAAACAATATCTGATTTAAAACAGGTTGAAAATCAGGTAAAAGCTGGTTTTACTTTAGAATTTGCTGATAGGCAAGATGGGAATAAAGGATTGAAATCTCTTTATGGTCTTAATTTAAATGTATCAACGATGGAACCAGCACTACGTTATCAAGCAATTGGTTCAGGAAATATTCAAGTTACTGATGCTTATTCAACAGATGCCGAAATCATCAAATATAACTTAGTGACCCTAAAAGATAATAAAAAACTCTTTCCACCTTATCAAGGGGCACCACTTATGAAAGCTTCATTACTTAAGAAGTATCCAAAATTAAAACCCGTTCTAAATCAATTAGCTGGCAAAATCACTGAAAAACAAATGAGTCAAATGAATTATCAAGTCAGTGTCAAAGGAAAATCAGCAAATAAAGTGGCACATGACTTTTTGCTAAAAGAAAAATTAATTTCAAAATAAAAGGAACTCTGATATTCAGTTCTTTTTGTTTTTCATAGAATAGTATCATGAAAGCCTTTTATATCATTAGTTATTAAAGACTAAAGGATTTATAATATAAGTATCATAATAAAAGGAGACTGTTTTATGTTACATAAAACCTTAAAGCCATTTCCAAAAGATTTTTTCTGGGGTGCATCTAGTTCTGCCTATCAAGTTGAAGGTGCTGCTTTAGAGGATGGTAAAGGACCATCATGTCAAGACATTAAAGAAATTCCAGAAGGAACTTCTGATTTATCTGTTTCAGTTGACCATTATCATCGTTTTAAAGAAGACATTGCTTTAATGACAGAAATGGGATTCAAATCTTACCGTTTTTCTATTTCGTGGACAAGAGTTTTACCAGAAGGTACTGGAAAAGTAAATCAAAAAGGGATTGATTTTTACAATCAATTAATTGATAAATGTTTGAAATATGATATTGAACCAATTGTAACAATGTTCCATTTTGATATGCCAGCAGCTCTTGATGAAAGAGGATCTTGGTCAAATCGTGAATCAATTGATTGGTTTGCAGAATTTGCAACACTTATTTTTAAAGAATTTGGTGACCGTGTTAAGTATTGGTTAACAATTAATGAACAAAATATGCTCACATTAGTCGGTCCTGTAATTGGAACTTTACATGTACCAGAAGGAACCACAAATCTAACAAAAGAAATTTACCAACAAAATCACCATCAACTTGTAGCACAAGCAAAAGCAATGCAAATCTGTCATGACTTATTGCCTGAAGCTAAAATTGGACCAGCGCCAAACATTTCATTAGTTTATGCAGCGTCTTCAAAACCAGAAGATGTTCTTGCTGCACAAAACTTTAATGCAATTCGTAATTGGCTTTATCTTGATGCGGCTGTTTATGGTGTATATAATAATCTCGTTTGGGCTTATCTTGAAGAGTATGATGCTGTACCAGAAGTAACTGAAGAAGACTTAGCTATTATGAAAGCTGGAAAACCTGATTTTATTGGTTTTAATTATTACAACACTGCTACAGCAAAAGCATCAGATGGTACTGAAACAGAATTTTCAACTCATGCTGATCAACAATCAAAACAAGGTGTTGCTAATGTCTTTCAAACTGTTGATAATCCAAATTTACCAAAAACAGAATTTGGTTGGGAAATTGATCCAATGGGATTCCGTGCAACAATGCGTGAAATGTATAGTCGTTACCGTTTGCCAATGTTGGTAACTGAAAATGGTCTTGGTGCTTATGATACACTAACTGAGGATGGTAAAGTACATGATCCATACCGTATTGAATATTTACGTACTCATATTGAACAAATCCAATTAGCAATTACAGATGGTGTAGACATGATGGGTTATAACCCTTGGTCTGCAATCGATTTGATTTCTACTCATGAAGGTATCAAAAAACGTTACGGCTTTATTTATGTCGATCGTGATGATTTTGATTTAAAAACACTCAATCGTTATCGTAAAGATTCATTCTTCTGGTATCAAAAAGTTATTAAATCAAATGGTCAAGATTTAAGTGACTAAAACTAAATAAGAAGATAAGACTCTGTATTACTATAGAGTCTTTTTCATTTTACAAAATAAATAAGAAATAGGACTTCGTGATAGCTAAGATAGCTAGTCACATCAAGAAAATTTTGTTATAATGAACTGAGTCTTAATAGAGAAAACAATCATTCTATTTTAATAAAGAATGAAAAAGGTGCTTTGGAAGAACTGAGTACCTTTTTTATGCCCTAAAAGGAGGAAATATGAATACTAATAAATGGCGCGTGATGCCTGCAATTATAGCGACTGCAATATTAAGTTTTTGTGGTGTTTTGATAGAAACATCAATGAATGTTACTTTTCCAACATTAATGACGGAATTTAATGTCAAAGCCACATCAATCCAGTGGGTAACAACTGGTAATTTATTAGCGGTAGCAGCTATTGTTCCCTTATCAGCTTATCTTATCAAGAATTTTTCTGAGAAGTTTATTTTTACATTAGCCAATGCTTTTTTTATTGCAGGTGTTATCATTGATAGCTTTGCACCAAGCCTTTTTATTCTTTTAATTGGTCGAATTTCCCAAGGAATTGGGACAGGAATTGCTTTACCATTGTTGTATCATATCATTTTGGAAAAAATTCCATTTGAAAAAAGAGGTTTGGTTATGGGAGTGGCTACAATGACGACTTCTTTAGCTCCAGCACTAGGACCTACTTATGGCGGTTTGGTTTTAGCAAGTCTTGGCTGGAAAATGATTTTTAGTTTATTATTGCCTTTGCTGATAGTATCTACTCTTGTTGGATTATCTTCTATACCTAATAAACACATCCAAAAGACAACGAGTCTTAATGTTTCTGCTTTTATTTTCTTAGGTATAGGTCTTTCATCCCTCTTATTAGCAATTGAAAAATTATCTTTTGTTTGGCTTATTTTATCGCTCTCTAGTTTAGTTATTTTTTATTTTCTAAATAAAAGAAAGGTGTTACTTAATCTTCATGTTTTTAAAAATAAACCTTACTTAATTCTACTGATAGCAGTATTGATTTTTCAGATGGTTCCATTAGCACTTTCTTTTGTATTGCCAAATCATATTCAGTTAGTACTTGAAAAAACGTCTACGCAAGCTGGATTATTTATGTTTCCGGGTTCTATATTAGTTGCTATTTTAGCCCCACTTTCTGGGATTCTACTGGATAAGATTGGACCTTTTAAACCAATTATGATTGGTTTGGGAATTATATTATTTGGTTTGGTTGGGATGAGTTTGTTATTTCCATATGCGCCATTTTTTATCTTGTTACTCTGTGATATTACTGTAAAATTGGGTATGGGATTAAGTGGTAGTAATTTGATTAGTAGTACGTTAACAAAACTTGATAAACATGAAGCAACTGATGGC
This Streptococcus urinalis 2285-97 DNA region includes the following protein-coding sequences:
- a CDS encoding ABC transporter permease/substrate-binding protein, which codes for MSKLISTFQDRYSEWVTALGQHIQISLLALMMALFIAIPFAILLTKSKRWSEIFLQIIGVLQTIPSLALLGLFIPLMGIGTIPAVTALIIYAIFPIMANTITGLNGIEPSLLEAGTAFGMTRWEKLKKFELPLAMPVIMSGVRTSAVLIIGTATLAALIGAGGLGSFILLGIDRNNTSLILIGAISSAILAVIFNLLLKYLEHSSLKKIAIAFFTTLALLIASYTPALLHMTNIMQPKKITVAGKMGAEPEVLINMYKILIEDNTDIEVELKPNFGKTSFLYEALKNGDIDIYPEFSGTITSSLLKNPPKLSNDSQQVYQEAKSGILKQDDLSFLKPMAYQNTYAVAVTKKLANQYHLKTISDLKQVENQVKAGFTLEFADRQDGNKGLKSLYGLNLNVSTMEPALRYQAIGSGNIQVTDAYSTDAEIIKYNLVTLKDNKKLFPPYQGAPLMKASLLKKYPKLKPVLNQLAGKITEKQMSQMNYQVSVKGKSANKVAHDFLLKEKLISK
- a CDS encoding glycoside hydrolase family 1 protein gives rise to the protein MLHKTLKPFPKDFFWGASSSAYQVEGAALEDGKGPSCQDIKEIPEGTSDLSVSVDHYHRFKEDIALMTEMGFKSYRFSISWTRVLPEGTGKVNQKGIDFYNQLIDKCLKYDIEPIVTMFHFDMPAALDERGSWSNRESIDWFAEFATLIFKEFGDRVKYWLTINEQNMLTLVGPVIGTLHVPEGTTNLTKEIYQQNHHQLVAQAKAMQICHDLLPEAKIGPAPNISLVYAASSKPEDVLAAQNFNAIRNWLYLDAAVYGVYNNLVWAYLEEYDAVPEVTEEDLAIMKAGKPDFIGFNYYNTATAKASDGTETEFSTHADQQSKQGVANVFQTVDNPNLPKTEFGWEIDPMGFRATMREMYSRYRLPMLVTENGLGAYDTLTEDGKVHDPYRIEYLRTHIEQIQLAITDGVDMMGYNPWSAIDLISTHEGIKKRYGFIYVDRDDFDLKTLNRYRKDSFFWYQKVIKSNGQDLSD
- a CDS encoding MFS transporter — translated: MNTNKWRVMPAIIATAILSFCGVLIETSMNVTFPTLMTEFNVKATSIQWVTTGNLLAVAAIVPLSAYLIKNFSEKFIFTLANAFFIAGVIIDSFAPSLFILLIGRISQGIGTGIALPLLYHIILEKIPFEKRGLVMGVATMTTSLAPALGPTYGGLVLASLGWKMIFSLLLPLLIVSTLVGLSSIPNKHIQKTTSLNVSAFIFLGIGLSSLLLAIEKLSFVWLILSLSSLVIFYFLNKRKVLLNLHVFKNKPYLILLIAVLIFQMVPLALSFVLPNHIQLVLEKTSTQAGLFMFPGSILVAILAPLSGILLDKIGPFKPIMIGLGIILFGLVGMSLLFPYAPFFILLLCDITVKLGMGLSGSNLISSTLTKLDKHEATDGNSILNTLQQFSGAFATAVASQIFSLGQNSELKNGAAIGGRNAVIFLVIMVILAISCVLYLKKEKEL